One Chiloscyllium plagiosum isolate BGI_BamShark_2017 chromosome 12, ASM401019v2, whole genome shotgun sequence DNA window includes the following coding sequences:
- the sik1 gene encoding serine/threonine-protein kinase SIK1 isoform X3, with product MSQGAGFRVRASRPRPAAPGVNRPCPGAGGAGGPLSGMVMPDWRRAPGDRDRDRDRDRDRDQPQPQAPAPAQPLPRRRPLRVGFYEIERTLGKGNFAVVKLARHRVTRSRVAIKIIDKTRLDPGSLEKIYREVQIMKLLNHPHIIKLYQVMETKDMLYIVTEFAQNGEMFDYLSANGPLSESEACAKFWQILMAVEYCHNHHIVHRDLKSENLLLDDNMNIKIADFGFGNFYKQGELLSTWCGSPPYAAPEVFEGKEYEGPHIDIWSLGVVLYVLVCGSLPFDGPTLPVLRQRVIEGRFRIPFFLSEDCENLIRRMLIVDPVKRITVSQIKQHRWMLTQKPPTYTLKDYNSNLGNYNQQVLSLMHSLGIDKQKTIESLQNSSYNHFSAIYYLLLERVKEHRSLLLGYYQASVQHQVSRETSEHFQMEPVLHPVDASVNVLIRNRSMSRSILLDTTISEEARQEQDLEEHIMEKIQIPLHTLSSATRRHTVAGVPAHLKNETAPCTAISSQANIPEDAYSNSCLMTTSDEGFHSPNITRLTDEAIAPPFVYTTSATPILQTQEHGVGICDTQLPLTFQEGRRASDTSLTAGLKPFRQQLRKSTRTRGFFGLNKITGITRHIWRSPFCFGSRNRAAQQHPPGNFHEVENILPGLVPKITTEGSNLLGQALQQQKMLQLRCLNSSQPKRFVEPNSVKTPVFQSVMEIAHDLKPAPHLMPSSFLPDFTQTDCEAVCTAQSQLCCLLGVNLMQAPLSTSPTFSKFLHQTLFSSQNQSDGLGIDWEMEDLTRTQLDQIVLVN from the exons ATGTCCCAGGGAGCGGGATTCCGCGTCAGAGCGAGCAGACCCCGGCCAGCGGCTCCCGGAGTCAACAGGCCGTGTCCCGGGGCTGGTGGAGCGGGCGGCCCGCTGTCAGGGATGGTGATGCCGGATTGGCGCCGTGCGCCCGGGGACCGGGACCGGGACCGGGACCGGGACAGGGACCGGGaccagccccagccccaggccCCGGCCCCCGCCCAGCCCCTGCCCCGGCGGAGGCCCCTCCGGGTGGGGTTCTATGAGATCGAGAGGACCCTGGGCAAAGGGAACTTCGCGGTGGTGAAGCTGGCGAGGCACCGAGTGACCAGGAGCCGG GTCGCCATTAAAATCATCGACAAGACTCGGCTGGACCCCGGGAGCCTGGAGAAGATTTACCGTGAAGTACAAATCATGAAGTTGCTCAACCACCCGCACATCATTAAACTATACCAG GTTATGGAAACAAAGGACATGCTGTATATTGTGACCGAGTTTGCACAGAATGGTGAAATGTTTG ATTACCTGTCTGCAAACGGCCCATTAAGTGAGAGTGAAGCCTGTGCCAAATTCTGGCAGATCCTGATGGCTGTGGAATATTGTCACAATCATCATATTGTTCACAGAGATCTAAAGAGTGAGAATCTGCTGCTTGACGACAACATGAACATTAAGATTGCAG ATTTTGGTTTTGGAAATTTTTATAAGCAAGGTGAGTTGTTGTCGACTTGGTGTGGCAGCCCACCCTATGCAGCACCAGAAGTCTTTGAAGGGAAAGAGTATGAAGGTCCTCACATTGATATCTGG AGTTTGGGAGTGGTCCTGTATGTTCTAGTTTGTGGATCCCTACCATTTGATGGTCCGACATTACCAGTCCTGAGGCAGAGGGTGATAGAAGGCCGTTTCCGAATCCCATTCTTCTTATCTGAAG ACTGTGAGAATTTAATTCGCCGCATGCTGATAGTGGATCCTGTGAAGCGGATTACAGTCTCTCAGATTAAACAGCACCGCTGGATGTTGACGCAGAAACCACCAACCTATACCCTCAAAGACTACAACTCAAACCTTGGCAATTACAATCAGCAGGTTCTTAGCCTCATGCACAGCCTTGGTATTGACAAACAGAAGACTATCGAG TCATTACAGAACAGCAGTTACAACCACTTTTCTGCAATCTACTACCTTCTTCTTGAAAGAGTTAAAGAACACCGAAGTTTATTGCTTGGTTACTATCAGGCTTCAGTACAACATCAAGTGTCCAGAGAAAcatctgaacactttcaaatggAG CCAGTGCTTCACCCAGTGGATGCATCAGTCAACGTCCTGATCAGGAATCGATCAATGTCTCGTAGCATCTTGCTGGACACTACTATCAGCGAAGAGGCAAGACAGGAACAGGATCTAGAGGAACATATAATGGAGAAAATCCAGATCCCACTGCACACTCTAAGCAGTGCAACCCGGCGACACACAGTGGCTGGTGTGCCTGCTCATTTGAAGAACGAGACTGCTCCCT GTACAGCAATCTCCTCACAAGCCAATATACCAGAGGATGCATATTCCAATAGCTGTCTAATGACAACATCTGATGAGGGATTCCACTCCCCAAATATCACGAGGCTCACAGACGAGGCAATAGCTCCACCATTTGTATATACCACTTCTGCAACTCCTATACTGCAAACACAGGAACATGGAGTTGGAATCTGTGATACTCAGCTGCCACTCACCTTCCAGGAAGGGCGAAGAGCCTCTGACACCTCACTAACTGCAG GTCTGAAACCTTTCCGCCAACAGCTGCGTAAAAGCACCAGGACAAGAGGATTCTTTGGGCTTAACAAAATTACTGGGATTACTCGACATATCTGGAGGTCTCCATTCTGCTTTGGGTCACGGAATCGAGCAGCTCAGCAGCACCCTCCTGGCAACTTCCACGAG GTTGAGAACATTTTGCCTGGTCTTGTCCCCAAGATCACAACAGAAGGCAGCAATCTACTGGGCCAAGCTTTGCAGCAACAAAA AATGTTGCAGCTCAGATGTCTGAACAGTTCCCAGCCTAAACGCTTTGTGGAACCCAACTCTGTGAAGACCCCTGTGTTCCAGAGTGTAATGGAAATAGCACATGATTTAAAACCTGCACCTCACTTAATGCCCTCTTCCTTTCTGCcagacttcacacagacagactgTGAGGCAGTGTGCACGGCCCAGTCACAGCTCTGCTGTTTACTGGGTGTCAACTTGATGCAGGCACCCCTCAGCACCAGCCCCACCTTCTCCAAGTTCCTCCATCAAACTCTGTTCTCATCACAAAATCAAAGTGACGGACTGGGAATAGACTGGGAAATGGAGGATCTGACAAGAACACAACTTGACCAAATTGTGTTGGTGAATTAA
- the sik1 gene encoding serine/threonine-protein kinase SIK1 isoform X2, which translates to MSQGAGFRVRASRPRPAAPGVNRPCPGAGGAGGPLSGMVMPDWRRAPGDRDRDRDRDRDRDQPQPQAPAPAQPLPRRRPLRVGFYEIERTLGKGNFAVVKLARHRVTRSRVAIKIIDKTRLDPGSLEKIYREVQIMKLLNHPHIIKLYQVMETKDMLYIVTEFAQNGEMFDYLSANGPLSESEACAKFWQILMAVEYCHNHHIVHRDLKSENLLLDDNMNIKIADFGFGNFYKQGELLSTWCGSPPYAAPEVFEGKEYEGPHIDIWSLGVVLYVLVCGSLPFDGPTLPVLRQRVIEGRFRIPFFLSEDCENLIRRMLIVDPVKRITVSQIKQHRWMLTQKPPTYTLKDYNSNLGNYNQQVLSLMHSLGIDKQKTIESLQNSSYNHFSAIYYLLLERVKEHRSLLLGYYQASVQHQVSRETSEHFQMEQPVLHPVDASVNVLIRNRSMSRSILLDTTISEEARQEQDLEEHIMEKIQIPLHTLSSATRRHTVAGVPAHLKNETAPCTAISSQANIPEDAYSNSCLMTTSDEGFHSPNITRLTDEAIAPPFVYTTSATPILQTQEHGVGICDTQLPLTFQEGRRASDTSLTAGLKPFRQQLRKSTRTRGFFGLNKITGITRHIWRSPFCFGSRNRAAQQHPPGNFHEVENILPGLVPKITTEGSNLLGQALQQQKMLQLRCLNSSQPKRFVEPNSVKTPVFQSVMEIAHDLKPAPHLMPSSFLPDFTQTDCEAVCTAQSQLCCLLGVNLMQAPLSTSPTFSKFLHQTLFSSQNQSDGLGIDWEMEDLTRTQLDQIVLVN; encoded by the exons ATGTCCCAGGGAGCGGGATTCCGCGTCAGAGCGAGCAGACCCCGGCCAGCGGCTCCCGGAGTCAACAGGCCGTGTCCCGGGGCTGGTGGAGCGGGCGGCCCGCTGTCAGGGATGGTGATGCCGGATTGGCGCCGTGCGCCCGGGGACCGGGACCGGGACCGGGACCGGGACAGGGACCGGGaccagccccagccccaggccCCGGCCCCCGCCCAGCCCCTGCCCCGGCGGAGGCCCCTCCGGGTGGGGTTCTATGAGATCGAGAGGACCCTGGGCAAAGGGAACTTCGCGGTGGTGAAGCTGGCGAGGCACCGAGTGACCAGGAGCCGG GTCGCCATTAAAATCATCGACAAGACTCGGCTGGACCCCGGGAGCCTGGAGAAGATTTACCGTGAAGTACAAATCATGAAGTTGCTCAACCACCCGCACATCATTAAACTATACCAG GTTATGGAAACAAAGGACATGCTGTATATTGTGACCGAGTTTGCACAGAATGGTGAAATGTTTG ATTACCTGTCTGCAAACGGCCCATTAAGTGAGAGTGAAGCCTGTGCCAAATTCTGGCAGATCCTGATGGCTGTGGAATATTGTCACAATCATCATATTGTTCACAGAGATCTAAAGAGTGAGAATCTGCTGCTTGACGACAACATGAACATTAAGATTGCAG ATTTTGGTTTTGGAAATTTTTATAAGCAAGGTGAGTTGTTGTCGACTTGGTGTGGCAGCCCACCCTATGCAGCACCAGAAGTCTTTGAAGGGAAAGAGTATGAAGGTCCTCACATTGATATCTGG AGTTTGGGAGTGGTCCTGTATGTTCTAGTTTGTGGATCCCTACCATTTGATGGTCCGACATTACCAGTCCTGAGGCAGAGGGTGATAGAAGGCCGTTTCCGAATCCCATTCTTCTTATCTGAAG ACTGTGAGAATTTAATTCGCCGCATGCTGATAGTGGATCCTGTGAAGCGGATTACAGTCTCTCAGATTAAACAGCACCGCTGGATGTTGACGCAGAAACCACCAACCTATACCCTCAAAGACTACAACTCAAACCTTGGCAATTACAATCAGCAGGTTCTTAGCCTCATGCACAGCCTTGGTATTGACAAACAGAAGACTATCGAG TCATTACAGAACAGCAGTTACAACCACTTTTCTGCAATCTACTACCTTCTTCTTGAAAGAGTTAAAGAACACCGAAGTTTATTGCTTGGTTACTATCAGGCTTCAGTACAACATCAAGTGTCCAGAGAAAcatctgaacactttcaaatggAG CAGCCAGTGCTTCACCCAGTGGATGCATCAGTCAACGTCCTGATCAGGAATCGATCAATGTCTCGTAGCATCTTGCTGGACACTACTATCAGCGAAGAGGCAAGACAGGAACAGGATCTAGAGGAACATATAATGGAGAAAATCCAGATCCCACTGCACACTCTAAGCAGTGCAACCCGGCGACACACAGTGGCTGGTGTGCCTGCTCATTTGAAGAACGAGACTGCTCCCT GTACAGCAATCTCCTCACAAGCCAATATACCAGAGGATGCATATTCCAATAGCTGTCTAATGACAACATCTGATGAGGGATTCCACTCCCCAAATATCACGAGGCTCACAGACGAGGCAATAGCTCCACCATTTGTATATACCACTTCTGCAACTCCTATACTGCAAACACAGGAACATGGAGTTGGAATCTGTGATACTCAGCTGCCACTCACCTTCCAGGAAGGGCGAAGAGCCTCTGACACCTCACTAACTGCAG GTCTGAAACCTTTCCGCCAACAGCTGCGTAAAAGCACCAGGACAAGAGGATTCTTTGGGCTTAACAAAATTACTGGGATTACTCGACATATCTGGAGGTCTCCATTCTGCTTTGGGTCACGGAATCGAGCAGCTCAGCAGCACCCTCCTGGCAACTTCCACGAG GTTGAGAACATTTTGCCTGGTCTTGTCCCCAAGATCACAACAGAAGGCAGCAATCTACTGGGCCAAGCTTTGCAGCAACAAAA AATGTTGCAGCTCAGATGTCTGAACAGTTCCCAGCCTAAACGCTTTGTGGAACCCAACTCTGTGAAGACCCCTGTGTTCCAGAGTGTAATGGAAATAGCACATGATTTAAAACCTGCACCTCACTTAATGCCCTCTTCCTTTCTGCcagacttcacacagacagactgTGAGGCAGTGTGCACGGCCCAGTCACAGCTCTGCTGTTTACTGGGTGTCAACTTGATGCAGGCACCCCTCAGCACCAGCCCCACCTTCTCCAAGTTCCTCCATCAAACTCTGTTCTCATCACAAAATCAAAGTGACGGACTGGGAATAGACTGGGAAATGGAGGATCTGACAAGAACACAACTTGACCAAATTGTGTTGGTGAATTAA
- the sik1 gene encoding serine/threonine-protein kinase SIK1 isoform X1 codes for MSQGAGFRVRASRPRPAAPGVNRPCPGAGGAGGPLSGMVMPDWRRAPGDRDRDRDRDRDRDQPQPQAPAPAQPLPRRRPLRVGFYEIERTLGKGNFAVVKLARHRVTRSRVAIKIIDKTRLDPGSLEKIYREVQIMKLLNHPHIIKLYQVMETKDMLYIVTEFAQNGEMFDYLSANGPLSESEACAKFWQILMAVEYCHNHHIVHRDLKSENLLLDDNMNIKIADFGFGNFYKQGELLSTWCGSPPYAAPEVFEGKEYEGPHIDIWSLGVVLYVLVCGSLPFDGPTLPVLRQRVIEGRFRIPFFLSEDCENLIRRMLIVDPVKRITVSQIKQHRWMLTQKPPTYTLKDYNSNLGNYNQQVLSLMHSLGIDKQKTIESLQNSSYNHFSAIYYLLLERVKEHRSLLLGYYQASVQHQVSRETSEHFQMEIKQPVLHPVDASVNVLIRNRSMSRSILLDTTISEEARQEQDLEEHIMEKIQIPLHTLSSATRRHTVAGVPAHLKNETAPCTAISSQANIPEDAYSNSCLMTTSDEGFHSPNITRLTDEAIAPPFVYTTSATPILQTQEHGVGICDTQLPLTFQEGRRASDTSLTAGLKPFRQQLRKSTRTRGFFGLNKITGITRHIWRSPFCFGSRNRAAQQHPPGNFHEVENILPGLVPKITTEGSNLLGQALQQQKMLQLRCLNSSQPKRFVEPNSVKTPVFQSVMEIAHDLKPAPHLMPSSFLPDFTQTDCEAVCTAQSQLCCLLGVNLMQAPLSTSPTFSKFLHQTLFSSQNQSDGLGIDWEMEDLTRTQLDQIVLVN; via the exons ATGTCCCAGGGAGCGGGATTCCGCGTCAGAGCGAGCAGACCCCGGCCAGCGGCTCCCGGAGTCAACAGGCCGTGTCCCGGGGCTGGTGGAGCGGGCGGCCCGCTGTCAGGGATGGTGATGCCGGATTGGCGCCGTGCGCCCGGGGACCGGGACCGGGACCGGGACCGGGACAGGGACCGGGaccagccccagccccaggccCCGGCCCCCGCCCAGCCCCTGCCCCGGCGGAGGCCCCTCCGGGTGGGGTTCTATGAGATCGAGAGGACCCTGGGCAAAGGGAACTTCGCGGTGGTGAAGCTGGCGAGGCACCGAGTGACCAGGAGCCGG GTCGCCATTAAAATCATCGACAAGACTCGGCTGGACCCCGGGAGCCTGGAGAAGATTTACCGTGAAGTACAAATCATGAAGTTGCTCAACCACCCGCACATCATTAAACTATACCAG GTTATGGAAACAAAGGACATGCTGTATATTGTGACCGAGTTTGCACAGAATGGTGAAATGTTTG ATTACCTGTCTGCAAACGGCCCATTAAGTGAGAGTGAAGCCTGTGCCAAATTCTGGCAGATCCTGATGGCTGTGGAATATTGTCACAATCATCATATTGTTCACAGAGATCTAAAGAGTGAGAATCTGCTGCTTGACGACAACATGAACATTAAGATTGCAG ATTTTGGTTTTGGAAATTTTTATAAGCAAGGTGAGTTGTTGTCGACTTGGTGTGGCAGCCCACCCTATGCAGCACCAGAAGTCTTTGAAGGGAAAGAGTATGAAGGTCCTCACATTGATATCTGG AGTTTGGGAGTGGTCCTGTATGTTCTAGTTTGTGGATCCCTACCATTTGATGGTCCGACATTACCAGTCCTGAGGCAGAGGGTGATAGAAGGCCGTTTCCGAATCCCATTCTTCTTATCTGAAG ACTGTGAGAATTTAATTCGCCGCATGCTGATAGTGGATCCTGTGAAGCGGATTACAGTCTCTCAGATTAAACAGCACCGCTGGATGTTGACGCAGAAACCACCAACCTATACCCTCAAAGACTACAACTCAAACCTTGGCAATTACAATCAGCAGGTTCTTAGCCTCATGCACAGCCTTGGTATTGACAAACAGAAGACTATCGAG TCATTACAGAACAGCAGTTACAACCACTTTTCTGCAATCTACTACCTTCTTCTTGAAAGAGTTAAAGAACACCGAAGTTTATTGCTTGGTTACTATCAGGCTTCAGTACAACATCAAGTGTCCAGAGAAAcatctgaacactttcaaatggAG ATCAAGCAGCCAGTGCTTCACCCAGTGGATGCATCAGTCAACGTCCTGATCAGGAATCGATCAATGTCTCGTAGCATCTTGCTGGACACTACTATCAGCGAAGAGGCAAGACAGGAACAGGATCTAGAGGAACATATAATGGAGAAAATCCAGATCCCACTGCACACTCTAAGCAGTGCAACCCGGCGACACACAGTGGCTGGTGTGCCTGCTCATTTGAAGAACGAGACTGCTCCCT GTACAGCAATCTCCTCACAAGCCAATATACCAGAGGATGCATATTCCAATAGCTGTCTAATGACAACATCTGATGAGGGATTCCACTCCCCAAATATCACGAGGCTCACAGACGAGGCAATAGCTCCACCATTTGTATATACCACTTCTGCAACTCCTATACTGCAAACACAGGAACATGGAGTTGGAATCTGTGATACTCAGCTGCCACTCACCTTCCAGGAAGGGCGAAGAGCCTCTGACACCTCACTAACTGCAG GTCTGAAACCTTTCCGCCAACAGCTGCGTAAAAGCACCAGGACAAGAGGATTCTTTGGGCTTAACAAAATTACTGGGATTACTCGACATATCTGGAGGTCTCCATTCTGCTTTGGGTCACGGAATCGAGCAGCTCAGCAGCACCCTCCTGGCAACTTCCACGAG GTTGAGAACATTTTGCCTGGTCTTGTCCCCAAGATCACAACAGAAGGCAGCAATCTACTGGGCCAAGCTTTGCAGCAACAAAA AATGTTGCAGCTCAGATGTCTGAACAGTTCCCAGCCTAAACGCTTTGTGGAACCCAACTCTGTGAAGACCCCTGTGTTCCAGAGTGTAATGGAAATAGCACATGATTTAAAACCTGCACCTCACTTAATGCCCTCTTCCTTTCTGCcagacttcacacagacagactgTGAGGCAGTGTGCACGGCCCAGTCACAGCTCTGCTGTTTACTGGGTGTCAACTTGATGCAGGCACCCCTCAGCACCAGCCCCACCTTCTCCAAGTTCCTCCATCAAACTCTGTTCTCATCACAAAATCAAAGTGACGGACTGGGAATAGACTGGGAAATGGAGGATCTGACAAGAACACAACTTGACCAAATTGTGTTGGTGAATTAA